Proteins encoded in a region of the Streptomyces akebiae genome:
- a CDS encoding MFS transporter — protein MTTTFDRRAPASETTDSGRRGSHAVRWWVLVVLGVAQLMVTLDATVVNIALPEAQHDLGFSDGSRQWVITGYALAFGSLLLLGGRLGDLFGRRTTFVTGLIGFAAASVVGGAAGSFDILVAARVAQGLFAALLAPAALSLLSVTFTDPAERPKAFGIFSALSGAGAAVGLLLGGMLTEWASWRWVMYVNVIFAGVALLGALLLLAKPTHTERPKIDIPGTVVVSTALFGIVYGLAHVESTSWTDPVALGSVISGMLLLAVFVWLELRVAHPLLPLRVVLDRTRGGSFLAVFVLGMGMFSIFLFLTYYLEASIGYSPIEAGLSFLPMVGGIVAASTTVPSLLLPRVGPKIVVTAGFLVSASGMALLTQLTLNSAYVADIMPGMILLGLGIGAVMTTAFQGATAGVHHEDAGVASALINTSQQVGGSISTALLTTVASSAATDYLSSHKPSALTAAQAGVESYTATLAWGAGIFVVGAVLTAFLMPNRALAPSEGEPVIAH, from the coding sequence TTCGACCGCAGAGCGCCTGCCTCCGAGACAACAGACTCGGGCCGCCGCGGCTCACATGCCGTGCGCTGGTGGGTGCTCGTCGTGCTGGGCGTGGCGCAGCTCATGGTCACGCTCGATGCGACCGTCGTGAACATCGCACTGCCCGAGGCGCAGCATGACCTCGGCTTCAGTGACGGCAGCCGACAGTGGGTCATCACGGGGTACGCCCTGGCCTTCGGCAGCCTGCTGCTGCTCGGGGGCCGCCTGGGCGACCTGTTCGGCCGACGGACGACCTTCGTGACCGGCCTGATCGGTTTCGCGGCCGCATCCGTCGTCGGCGGCGCGGCCGGCAGCTTCGACATACTCGTCGCGGCCCGTGTGGCCCAGGGCCTGTTCGCCGCGCTGCTCGCGCCCGCGGCGCTCTCCCTGCTGAGTGTGACCTTCACCGACCCGGCCGAACGGCCGAAGGCGTTCGGCATCTTCAGCGCGCTGTCCGGTGCGGGCGCCGCGGTCGGACTCCTGCTCGGCGGCATGCTCACCGAATGGGCCTCGTGGCGCTGGGTGATGTATGTGAACGTCATCTTCGCGGGCGTCGCGCTGCTCGGCGCGCTGCTGTTGCTGGCCAAGCCCACACACACCGAGCGACCCAAGATCGACATTCCCGGCACCGTCGTGGTGAGCACCGCGCTGTTCGGCATCGTCTACGGGCTCGCGCACGTGGAATCCACCAGCTGGACCGACCCGGTCGCCCTCGGCTCCGTGATCAGCGGCATGCTGCTGCTCGCCGTGTTCGTCTGGCTGGAGCTTCGGGTCGCACATCCGCTGCTGCCGCTGCGCGTCGTGCTGGACCGGACCCGGGGCGGATCGTTCCTGGCCGTCTTCGTCCTGGGCATGGGGATGTTCTCGATCTTCCTGTTCCTGACCTACTACCTGGAGGCCAGCATCGGCTACTCGCCGATAGAGGCCGGCCTGTCCTTCCTGCCCATGGTCGGCGGCATCGTCGCCGCGTCGACCACGGTGCCCTCGCTGCTGCTGCCCCGGGTCGGCCCGAAGATCGTGGTCACCGCCGGCTTCCTGGTCTCCGCATCCGGCATGGCCCTGCTGACCCAGCTCACGCTGAACAGTGCCTACGTCGCCGACATCATGCCGGGCATGATCCTTTTGGGTCTCGGTATCGGTGCGGTGATGACCACCGCGTTCCAGGGTGCGACGGCAGGCGTACACCACGAGGACGCGGGCGTCGCCTCGGCACTGATCAACACCAGCCAGCAGGTGGGCGGCTCGATCAGCACGGCACTGCTGACCACAGTCGCCTCATCGGCCGCGACCGACTACCTCTCCTCCCACAAGCCGAGCGCACTGACTGCGGCCCAGGCCGGCGTCGAGAGCTACACGGCCACCCTGGCCTGGGGCGCCGGGATCTTCGTGGTCGGCGCGGTCCTCACCGCGTTCCTGATGCCGAATCGGGCTTTGGCGCCGTCGGAGGGCGAGCCCGTCATCGCCCACTGA
- a CDS encoding TetR/AcrR family transcriptional regulator, giving the protein MTTEVKLSPRERLLEAAATLTYRDGVIIGVDTLCKAAGVSKRSMYQLFESKDELLAASLEERSATFVATLLPAADDSRSPHERVLHVFDQLEEQAGAPGFQGCRYLAAQIELKDQNHPASRVAHRVKAQLTAFFRAEAERGRADDPDLLARQLILLFDGASARAGIGADRLPGLITPTVATLLDAAGMR; this is encoded by the coding sequence ATGACCACCGAAGTGAAACTGAGCCCCAGGGAGCGGCTGCTGGAGGCGGCGGCCACGCTCACCTACCGAGACGGCGTCATCATCGGCGTCGACACGCTGTGCAAGGCGGCAGGGGTGTCGAAGCGCTCCATGTACCAGCTGTTCGAGAGCAAGGACGAACTGCTCGCGGCGAGCCTGGAGGAGCGCTCCGCCACCTTCGTGGCGACCCTTCTGCCCGCGGCGGACGACAGCCGCTCACCCCACGAGCGGGTCCTGCACGTCTTCGACCAGTTGGAGGAGCAGGCGGGTGCTCCCGGCTTCCAAGGCTGCCGGTACCTGGCTGCTCAGATCGAGCTCAAAGACCAGAACCACCCCGCGAGCCGGGTGGCCCACCGGGTCAAGGCGCAGTTGACAGCCTTCTTCCGCGCCGAGGCCGAACGGGGCAGGGCAGACGATCCCGACCTGCTGGCCCGGCAGCTGATCCTGCTCTTCGACGGCGCCAGCGCCCGCGCGGGGATCGGAGCCGACAGACTGCCCGGGCTCATCACGCCCACGGTCGCCACCCTGCTCGACGCGGCAGGCATGCGCTGA
- a CDS encoding TetR/AcrR family transcriptional regulator, with protein sequence MATEVKLSPGGRLLEAAATLTYRDGVGIGVEALCKAAGVSKRSMYQLFESKDELLAARLEQRTSAYVAALLPAADYGRSPRERILHVFEQVESQAEAPEFRGCRYLAVQIELKDQSHPASRVAHQVKENLTAFFRAEAERGGASDPDLLARQLSLVFDGASARAGIQADKPTGLVAPTVTTLLDAAGVR encoded by the coding sequence ATGGCCACCGAAGTGAAATTGAGCCCCGGAGGGCGGCTGCTGGAGGCGGCGGCCACGCTCACCTACCGAGACGGCGTCGGCATCGGCGTCGAGGCGCTGTGCAAGGCGGCGGGAGTGTCGAAGCGCTCCATGTACCAGCTGTTCGAGAGCAAGGACGAACTGCTCGCGGCGAGGCTGGAGCAGCGCACCTCCGCCTACGTGGCAGCACTCCTGCCCGCGGCGGACTACGGCCGGTCACCCCGCGAGCGGATCCTGCATGTCTTCGAGCAGGTGGAATCGCAGGCAGAGGCGCCCGAGTTCCGGGGCTGCCGGTACCTGGCCGTGCAGATCGAGCTCAAGGATCAGAGCCACCCCGCGAGCCGGGTCGCCCATCAGGTCAAGGAGAACCTGACCGCCTTCTTCCGTGCCGAGGCCGAGCGCGGCGGGGCGAGCGACCCTGACCTGCTGGCCCGGCAGCTCAGCCTGGTCTTCGACGGCGCCAGCGCCCGCGCGGGTATCCAGGCGGACAAACCGACCGGGCTTGTCGCGCCCACGGTGACCACCTTGCTCGACGCAGCAGGCGTGCGCTGA
- a CDS encoding MFS transporter → MTLFSIGSAICATAGGVGLFGCGRFIADLGLGRLMPLCLAMAMEFAPPRRTALTTGLLMTSYHVGGMAATGLGLALAPAAGWRWVFWAGVLPGVIAVPLLLKLLPESPGVLLARGEWDRAPAVADHYGLPWPTVVAAPAAGARGRLPRCGHCSTPRRAGRLRCSGARLLLRSAVGVRRGHLAAAGACTSPRTPWTAPSTSCPATGPPPSPSSPRPAAPEGVVKLAGLITHVQRKTTKQGKTWAVVRLTDRDGAMEFLCFSATYTLVQHALMPDRSLSKAASTNATGTSASAARNSPYWTYRPPREAGSRRTAMRHTASPPEATRV, encoded by the coding sequence GTGACGCTGTTCTCCATCGGCTCGGCGATCTGCGCCACGGCGGGAGGGGTCGGACTGTTCGGGTGCGGCCGGTTCATCGCCGACCTCGGGCTGGGCAGGCTCATGCCGCTGTGCCTGGCCATGGCCATGGAGTTCGCACCACCGCGCAGAACCGCCCTCACCACGGGCCTGCTCATGACCTCGTACCACGTCGGCGGCATGGCGGCGACGGGGCTCGGGCTGGCTCTGGCCCCGGCCGCGGGCTGGCGCTGGGTCTTCTGGGCAGGCGTGCTGCCGGGCGTGATCGCCGTGCCTCTGCTGCTCAAGCTGCTGCCGGAATCGCCCGGCGTGCTGCTGGCACGGGGTGAGTGGGACAGGGCCCCCGCGGTCGCGGACCACTACGGCCTGCCCTGGCCCACCGTCGTCGCCGCACCGGCCGCTGGAGCCAGGGGCCGTTTGCCGCGGTGCGGGCACTGTTCCACCCCGAGGCGCGCTGGGCGACTCCGTTGCTCTGGCGCGCGCCTCCTTCTGCGGTCTGCTGTTGGTGTACGGCGTGGGCACCTGGCTGCCGCAGGTGCATGTACGTCTCCGCGCACCCCTTGGACGGCACCGAGCACATCCTGTCCCGCCACCGGTCCACCACCATCACCGAGCTCACCGCGTCCGGCCGCACCCGAAGGCGTCGTCAAACTCGCCGGCCTCATCACGCACGTCCAACGCAAGACGACCAAACAGGGCAAGACCTGGGCAGTCGTCCGCCTCACAGACCGCGACGGCGCGATGGAGTTCCTGTGCTTTTCCGCCACCTACACCCTGGTCCAGCATGCGCTGATGCCGGACAGGTCGCTGTCCAAGGCCGCCTCAACAAACGCGACGGGAACATCAGCCTCGGCGGCCAGGAACTCGCCGTACTGGACATATCGTCCGCCGAGAGAAGCGGGAAGCCGCCGTACGGCGATGCGGCATACCGCGAGTCCACCTGAGGCGACGCGGGTCTGA
- a CDS encoding carboxylesterase/lipase family protein, translating to MSSSEFPEVRTAAGALRGRREGGLEVFRGIPFAQPPVGAARFAAPGPVDRWDGVREAFAFGPPPPQEPMGPEAELPTGLPAGDDWLTVNVWTPETDPAARRPVMVWIYGGAYKLGSADDPAYDGSRLSRDGDLIVVTFNYRVGIEGFALIDGAPANRGLLDQVAALEWVRENISAFGGDPDQVTVFGESAGAGSIAALMAMPRARGLFRRAIAQSVPGTFFSAALAGDIAEALAGGLGLRPTVADLSGVDPRKLPEAGAALTAGMRGYVDRWGPVALTPTPFSPVVDGDVLPTTPWQALASGAARDVELIAGHNRDEYRLFLMLGGLLGRVDETLASMALDLFGPAPDGERTYRAAFPDASAEYLFELVQSDWLFRMPSLHLAEAQVAGGGRAHMYELTWAAPANGGVLGACHGLDVPLTFGVYGGLGAMLTGPAPSPETEALSARFRSAWTAFATTGDPGWPAYDTERRLVQLLDTEPTVTRYPEEAARRIWEHQVFAPLPLTAA from the coding sequence ATGAGCAGTAGCGAGTTCCCTGAGGTCAGGACGGCGGCAGGCGCGCTGCGCGGTCGCCGCGAGGGTGGCCTGGAGGTCTTCCGGGGCATCCCGTTCGCCCAGCCCCCGGTGGGCGCGGCGCGTTTCGCGGCGCCGGGACCGGTGGACCGCTGGGACGGAGTGCGGGAGGCGTTCGCGTTCGGACCGCCGCCCCCGCAGGAGCCGATGGGCCCCGAGGCGGAACTCCCCACCGGCCTTCCGGCCGGTGACGACTGGCTCACGGTCAACGTCTGGACGCCGGAGACGGATCCTGCCGCACGACGGCCGGTGATGGTGTGGATCTACGGTGGCGCCTACAAGTTGGGCTCCGCCGACGACCCGGCCTACGACGGCAGTCGTCTCTCCCGCGACGGTGACCTGATCGTGGTCACCTTCAACTACCGAGTCGGGATCGAGGGGTTCGCCCTGATCGACGGCGCACCCGCGAACCGCGGACTGCTCGACCAGGTCGCCGCCCTGGAGTGGGTGCGCGAGAACATCAGCGCCTTCGGCGGCGATCCCGACCAGGTCACCGTCTTCGGCGAGTCCGCGGGCGCCGGGTCCATCGCCGCGCTGATGGCCATGCCGCGAGCGCGGGGTCTGTTCCGGCGGGCCATCGCCCAGAGTGTGCCGGGTACGTTCTTCTCCGCCGCGTTGGCCGGTGACATCGCCGAAGCCCTGGCCGGCGGGCTGGGACTGCGCCCGACGGTCGCGGATCTGTCCGGTGTGGACCCGCGCAAGCTGCCCGAGGCGGGAGCCGCACTGACCGCCGGGATGCGCGGGTACGTCGACCGCTGGGGCCCGGTCGCTCTGACCCCGACCCCCTTCTCGCCCGTCGTCGACGGCGATGTCCTGCCCACCACCCCGTGGCAGGCCCTCGCGAGCGGCGCCGCGCGGGACGTGGAGCTGATCGCCGGGCACAACCGGGACGAGTACCGGCTCTTCCTCATGCTCGGCGGGCTGCTCGGACGGGTGGACGAGACCTTGGCCTCGATGGCGCTGGACCTGTTCGGACCGGCCCCCGACGGCGAACGGACCTACCGTGCCGCGTTCCCGGACGCCTCGGCGGAGTACCTGTTCGAACTGGTGCAGTCCGACTGGCTGTTCCGCATGCCCTCCCTTCACCTTGCGGAGGCGCAGGTGGCAGGCGGCGGCCGGGCGCACATGTACGAGCTGACCTGGGCCGCACCCGCCAACGGCGGCGTTCTGGGCGCCTGCCACGGACTCGACGTACCCCTGACCTTCGGTGTGTACGGCGGCCTCGGGGCCATGCTGACCGGGCCCGCGCCCTCGCCCGAGACCGAGGCGCTCTCCGCCCGTTTCCGCTCCGCCTGGACCGCCTTCGCCACCACGGGTGACCCGGGCTGGCCCGCGTACGACACCGAGCGCCGCCTCGTCCAACTCCTCGACACCGAACCGACGGTCACCAGATACCCGGAAGAGGCCGCCCGCCGCATCTGGGAACACCAGGTCTTCGCCCCGCTGCCCCTGACGGCGGCGTAG